One genomic window of Glycine soja cultivar W05 chromosome 9, ASM419377v2, whole genome shotgun sequence includes the following:
- the LOC114367653 gene encoding eukaryotic initiation factor 4A-15: MAGIAPEGSQFDARQYDTKMNELLTSDGQDFFTSYDEVYDSFDAMGLQENLLRGIYAYGFEKPSAIQQRGIVPFCKGLDVIQQAQSGTGKTATFCSGILQQLDYSVTECQALVLAPTRELAQQIEKVMRALGDYLGVKVHACVGGTSVREDQRILSSGVHVVVGTPGRVFDMLRRQSLRPDYIKMFVLDEADEMLSRGFKDQIYDIFQLLPSKIQVGVFSATMPPEALEITRKFMNKPVRILVKRDELTLEGIKQFHVNVEKEEWKLDTLCDLYETLAITQSVIFVNTRRKVDWLTDKMRSRDHTVSATHGDMDQNTRDIIMREFRSGSSRVLITTDLLARGIDVQQVSLVINYDLPTQPENYLHRIGRSGRFGRKGVAINFVTKDDEKMLFDIQKFYNVVIEELPSNVAELL, encoded by the exons ATGGCAGGAATTGCACCCGAGGGATCACAGTTTGATGCTCGTCAATATGATACCAAGATGAATGAGCT GCTTACGTCCGATGGACAGGATTTCTTCACATCCTACGATGAGGTTTATGACAGTTTTGATGCTATGGGCTTGCAAGAGAATCTCCTGAGAGGCATTTATGCATATG GTTTTGAGAAGCCATCAGCTATTCAGCAAAGGGGAATAGTTCCATTCTGCAAGGGACTTGACGTTATACAACAGGCCCAGTCTGGAACTGGGAAAACAGCAACTTTCTGCTCTGGAATTCTGCAGCAACTTGACTATAGTGTGACTGAATGCCAAGCCTTGGTTTTAGCACCAACTAGGGAGCTTGCTCAGCAAATTGAAAAGGTTATGCGGGCACTCGGAGATTATCTTGGTGTGAAGGTGCACGCATGTGTGGGAGGTACCAGTGTTCGTGAAGACCAACGCATTCTATCAAGTGGTGTTCATGTTGTTGTTGGTACTCCTGGTCGTGTATTTGATATGCTGCGCAGACAGTCACTTCGGCCAGACTATATCAAGATGTTTGTATTGGATGAGGCTGATGAAATGCTTTCCCGTGGTTTTAAAGATCAG ATCTATGATATATTCCAGTTGCTTCCATCTAAGATTCAAGTGGGAGTTTTCTCTGCTACAATGCCTCCCGAGGCACTTGAGATCACAAGGAAGTTCATGAACAAACCTGTGAGGATCCTTGTGAAGCGTGATGAGCTCACCTTGGAGGGTATCAAGCAATTTCATGTCAATGTTGAGAAAGAGGAATGGAAGCTTGACACACTGTGTGATCTTTATGAGACATTGGCAATTACTCAGAGTGTCATTTTTGTGAACACCAGAAGAAAGGTTGATTGGCTGACTGACAAGATGCGAAGTCGAGACCACACAGTCTCAGCAACCCATGGAGACATGGACCAGAATACCAGGGACATTATTATGCGTGAATTCCGTTCTGGGTCATCCCGTGTTTTGATAACTACTGATCTTTTGGCCCGTGGTATTGATGTCCAGCAAGTGtctttagttataaattatgatCTCCCAACGCAGCCTGAGAACTATCTCCATCGTATTGGACGTAGTGGAAGGTTTGGTAGGAAAGGTGTTGCCATTAACTTCGTCACAAAGGATGATGAAAAAATGCTGTTTGACATCCAGAAGTTTTACAATGTGGTAATTGAGGAGCTGCCTTCAAATGTTGCTGAACTCCTTTGA